A window from Lactiplantibacillus pentosus encodes these proteins:
- a CDS encoding sugar phosphate isomerase/epimerase family protein, which translates to MTQLALRRRPGKVQLGLKASQTPAQLMNRLQYRPQVFEFFTSEADFDSAAFAALKAAVLFVKENVTEQIVIHHPMSYHGVHLDQLLDPQREAEAYQFLHDSTAALLGLATELDVKVLVHGGYGSDSVPLINEYESLSVARDVVFERLDELVRQGSGHVMIENGVTASFMYGDPQLDELIIQHHYPLVCDLSHVFIALHGDMDLTMLALKRLAPLIQHYHLVDSMGQRHDSLPLGQGLIDWQRVLPVLNPRATMIYEVPDETDATCGNMLSSYHYLRALEVRSLEGSPIK; encoded by the coding sequence ATGACCCAATTAGCGTTACGGCGGCGTCCTGGGAAGGTTCAGTTAGGTCTGAAAGCTTCCCAAACACCGGCACAATTAATGAACCGATTACAATACCGACCGCAAGTATTTGAATTTTTTACCAGTGAAGCAGATTTTGACTCGGCGGCGTTTGCTGCATTGAAGGCGGCAGTGTTATTTGTGAAAGAAAATGTCACCGAGCAGATCGTGATTCACCACCCGATGAGTTATCATGGCGTTCACTTGGACCAATTGTTGGACCCCCAGCGCGAAGCTGAGGCATATCAATTTTTGCATGACAGTACGGCGGCCTTACTCGGTTTAGCGACGGAACTGGACGTCAAGGTGCTGGTTCATGGCGGCTACGGCAGCGACAGTGTTCCGTTGATCAATGAATATGAGTCGTTAAGTGTCGCCCGGGATGTCGTGTTTGAACGCCTAGACGAGCTGGTACGTCAGGGGAGTGGGCACGTGATGATTGAAAATGGGGTCACGGCCAGCTTCATGTACGGTGATCCACAGCTCGATGAGCTCATCATTCAGCATCACTATCCGCTGGTCTGTGATTTGAGCCACGTTTTCATTGCTTTACATGGCGATATGGACCTGACGATGCTGGCCTTAAAACGCTTAGCACCGCTGATTCAGCACTATCACCTTGTCGATTCGATGGGGCAGCGTCACGACAGCTTGCCACTCGGGCAGGGGTTAATCGATTGGCAGCGTGTACTGCCGGTGTTGAACCCCCGCGCAACAATGATTTATGAAGTGCCGGATGAAACGGATGCCACTTGCGGCAATATGTTGAGTAGTTATCATTATTTACGGGCGTTAGAAGTGCGTTCACTTGAAGGGAGTCCAATCAAATGA
- the ccpA gene encoding catabolite control protein A has protein sequence MEKQTVTIYDVAREAAVSMATVSRVVNGNPNVKPATRKKVLAVIERLDYRPNAVARGLASKRSTTVGVIIPDVTNIYFASLARGIDDIAMMYKYNIILTNSDDAGEQEVNVLNTLMAKQVDGVIFMGNHIDDKLRAEFKRAKAPVVLAGTVDPNNETPSVNIDYAAAVEEAVTNLIGRGHKKIALALGSLSQSINAEYRLTGYKRALTKAKIPFDDALVYEAGYSYDAGRKLQPVIADSGATAVFVGDDEMAAGIINASMETGINVPDDLEVVTSNDTIITQITRPAITSITQPLYDIGAVAMRMLTKLMNDKELDEKTVTLPYGIVRRGSTKSAD, from the coding sequence ATGGAAAAGCAAACAGTAACAATTTATGATGTGGCGCGTGAAGCGGCGGTTTCAATGGCCACGGTTTCACGGGTGGTTAATGGGAATCCTAACGTTAAACCAGCAACGCGGAAGAAAGTTTTAGCCGTCATTGAACGGTTGGACTATCGGCCAAATGCCGTTGCACGTGGACTAGCAAGCAAGCGCTCAACGACGGTCGGCGTCATTATCCCAGATGTCACGAACATTTACTTCGCCTCACTGGCACGTGGGATCGATGACATTGCGATGATGTACAAGTATAACATCATTTTGACCAACTCAGACGATGCTGGGGAACAAGAAGTCAACGTGTTAAATACGTTGATGGCTAAGCAAGTTGACGGGGTTATTTTCATGGGGAACCATATTGATGATAAACTCCGTGCTGAATTCAAACGGGCCAAGGCCCCCGTTGTGTTAGCCGGGACAGTTGATCCTAACAACGAAACGCCTAGCGTTAACATTGACTATGCAGCTGCCGTTGAAGAAGCGGTCACGAACTTAATTGGCCGTGGTCACAAGAAGATTGCTTTGGCACTCGGTTCACTCTCACAATCAATCAACGCTGAATACCGGCTGACTGGTTACAAGCGGGCGTTGACGAAGGCCAAGATTCCATTTGACGATGCGTTGGTTTATGAAGCGGGCTACTCATACGATGCCGGCCGTAAGTTACAACCGGTCATTGCTGATAGCGGTGCGACTGCCGTCTTTGTTGGTGACGATGAAATGGCTGCCGGCATTATCAATGCAAGCATGGAAACTGGCATCAATGTGCCTGATGATTTGGAAGTCGTTACGAGTAACGATACGATCATCACGCAGATTACGCGTCCAGCCATCACCTCAATCACGCAACCACTTTATGATATCGGTGCCGTTGCGATGCGGATGCTCACTAAGCTGATGAACGATAAGGAACTTGACGAAAAGACGGTCACATTACCATACGGAATCGTTCGCCGTGGTTCAACTAAGTCGGCTGACTAA
- a CDS encoding M24 family metallopeptidase, with the protein MADYTKLQQVRQWTQDNHVDVTYISNFHTISYLTGFESNPYERTLGLFVFADAEPFLFAPALEVEAIKEMGWPYKVFGYLDHEDPYALIATHIQEQLTDPKSWALEAGNLTLDRFNALKAQFPAAHFDKDLSPYIQQLRLVKTADELEKLNIAGKWADFAFEQGFAAVKAGRTEQQIAAELQYALMKKGIMEMSFDTLVQAGEHAANPHGATNETQVKPNELVLFDLGVMYEGYASDASRTIAYGQPTDKQKEIFDVCLEANLTAQAAIKPGMAAEDVDKIARDIITKAGYGEYFIHRLGHGIGQTDHEFPSIMAGNHMPLVEGMCFSVEPGIYIPGVAGVRIEDCGVVTKEGFKPFTHTPKEMKILDL; encoded by the coding sequence TTGGCAGATTATACGAAACTGCAACAAGTCCGTCAGTGGACGCAAGATAACCACGTTGACGTGACCTACATTAGTAATTTCCACACCATTTCATATTTGACTGGGTTTGAAAGCAATCCCTACGAACGGACACTGGGATTGTTCGTGTTCGCAGATGCTGAACCGTTCCTCTTCGCCCCTGCGCTGGAAGTTGAAGCCATCAAGGAAATGGGCTGGCCATACAAGGTCTTCGGTTACTTGGATCACGAAGATCCATATGCTTTGATTGCAACGCATATCCAAGAACAGCTCACTGATCCTAAGTCGTGGGCACTTGAAGCGGGCAACTTGACGCTTGACCGGTTCAATGCCCTCAAGGCGCAATTCCCAGCTGCCCACTTCGACAAGGATTTATCACCATATATCCAGCAACTGCGGCTCGTCAAAACGGCGGATGAACTCGAAAAGTTGAACATTGCCGGTAAATGGGCCGATTTTGCCTTCGAACAAGGGTTTGCCGCTGTCAAAGCCGGTCGCACTGAGCAACAAATTGCCGCTGAACTCCAATACGCCTTGATGAAAAAAGGCATCATGGAAATGAGTTTTGATACTTTGGTCCAAGCTGGTGAACACGCTGCTAATCCACATGGTGCAACCAACGAAACTCAGGTTAAACCTAACGAACTGGTCTTGTTCGACCTCGGTGTGATGTATGAAGGCTACGCATCAGATGCCTCACGGACGATCGCCTATGGTCAGCCAACCGACAAGCAAAAAGAAATCTTCGACGTTTGTCTGGAAGCTAACTTGACCGCCCAAGCAGCCATCAAACCAGGCATGGCCGCTGAAGACGTCGATAAGATCGCCCGCGACATCATCACTAAAGCTGGCTATGGCGAATACTTCATTCACCGCCTCGGCCACGGAATCGGTCAAACCGACCACGAATTTCCGTCCATCATGGCTGGGAACCACATGCCATTAGTTGAAGGAATGTGCTTCTCCGTTGAACCTGGGATTTACATTCCAGGCGTAGCTGGTGTCCGGATCGAAGATTGTGGTGTGGTGACGAAGGAAGGCTTCAAGCCATTCACGCACACACCAAAGGAAATGAAAATTTTGGACCTCTAG
- a CDS encoding sensor histidine kinase produces MFTLFILLLQRLGIILALAFILVNVRFFRRLINQNTWQAKFALIIIFAIFTVISNLTGVEITHDSALIQSTFLTTLPQSDSIANTRTLTITVAGIIGGPIVGTAVGFLGGLHRVIQGSLSDFFYIPSSMLVGLFSGVAGRYFKRNDTYAGPWITALLGICSEGIQMIFIGIFSGLALLKLIFIPMMGLNSIGAFVFVSIINAYITNEQQLKAVQTHDVLNLTDKTLPYFRQGLNVQSAAKVCQIIKQYTNFDAVGITDRVNVLAHVGAGQDHHLPNQTVMTDLSKHVITSGTARFAYHKAEIGCPNANCPLESAIVLPLKVNDRTIGALKMYFVEAERLTPVEESLALGLASIFSSQLALGIAEEQSKLASDAKIKALQAQINPHFFFNAINTISALMRTNVEQARTALLQLSTFFRSTLQGVRETEIPLQQECEHVNSYIALEQTRFPDKYRVTYDIAPDAQIKVPPFCLQVLVENAVKHAFTGRSSNNQINISVQQSADTVLLEVSDNGNGIAPALLPQLGEVAIDSKSGTGTALFNLNQRLIGLYGPASQLQIQSTTAGTTIKMAIPRRSANHTK; encoded by the coding sequence TTGTTTACCCTATTCATCTTACTTTTACAGCGACTCGGGATTATTCTTGCCCTAGCTTTTATTCTCGTGAACGTGCGTTTCTTCCGTCGCCTGATTAACCAAAATACGTGGCAGGCCAAATTCGCACTAATCATCATTTTCGCCATTTTCACGGTCATCTCCAACTTGACCGGTGTTGAAATCACGCATGACAGCGCGCTGATTCAAAGCACTTTTTTGACCACGTTGCCCCAGTCCGATTCCATCGCGAATACGCGCACCCTGACGATTACGGTTGCCGGAATTATCGGCGGACCCATTGTTGGAACCGCGGTCGGTTTTTTAGGCGGCCTGCACCGGGTCATTCAAGGCAGTCTCTCTGACTTCTTCTACATTCCCAGTTCAATGCTGGTTGGCCTCTTTTCAGGTGTTGCGGGACGATACTTCAAGCGCAACGACACCTATGCCGGTCCTTGGATTACCGCACTGCTTGGCATCTGCTCCGAAGGGATTCAAATGATTTTTATTGGCATTTTCAGCGGTTTGGCGTTATTAAAGCTCATTTTCATTCCAATGATGGGGCTCAATAGTATCGGCGCCTTCGTGTTCGTCTCGATCATTAACGCCTATATTACCAATGAACAACAACTGAAAGCCGTGCAGACGCATGATGTCCTCAATCTGACGGACAAGACCCTGCCCTACTTTCGCCAAGGACTCAACGTTCAGTCCGCTGCTAAGGTCTGCCAGATCATTAAGCAGTATACGAATTTTGATGCAGTCGGAATTACCGACCGGGTCAATGTACTCGCACACGTTGGCGCTGGTCAGGACCACCATCTTCCCAACCAAACGGTGATGACTGACCTCTCCAAGCACGTTATCACCAGCGGTACCGCTCGTTTTGCTTATCACAAAGCCGAAATTGGTTGTCCCAACGCCAACTGTCCACTCGAGTCAGCAATCGTGCTACCACTCAAGGTTAATGACCGCACGATTGGTGCACTCAAGATGTATTTCGTTGAAGCTGAACGGCTCACACCAGTCGAAGAAAGCTTAGCACTGGGGCTGGCCTCGATTTTTTCAAGTCAGTTGGCCTTAGGAATTGCCGAAGAACAATCCAAACTAGCGAGTGATGCCAAGATCAAAGCCTTACAAGCACAAATCAACCCGCACTTCTTCTTCAACGCCATTAATACCATCAGTGCGCTGATGCGAACGAACGTGGAACAGGCCCGCACCGCATTACTGCAACTAAGCACGTTTTTCCGGTCGACATTACAAGGTGTTCGTGAGACTGAAATCCCATTGCAACAAGAGTGTGAGCATGTCAACTCGTACATTGCCCTTGAGCAGACCCGCTTTCCCGATAAGTATCGCGTCACTTACGATATTGCGCCAGATGCTCAGATCAAAGTTCCACCCTTCTGCCTGCAAGTCTTAGTAGAAAACGCGGTCAAACACGCCTTTACTGGTCGTTCGTCAAATAATCAGATTAATATTAGCGTTCAACAATCGGCCGACACCGTCCTGCTGGAGGTCAGCGATAATGGCAACGGAATCGCACCAGCACTACTTCCCCAGTTGGGTGAGGTCGCAATCGATTCTAAATCAGGAACTGGGACCGCACTCTTTAATCTCAATCAACGCCTAATTGGCTTATACGGTCCGGCAAGTCAACTACAGATTCAGAGTACGACAGCCGGAACCACGATTAAAATGGCGATTCCAAGGCGCTCAGCCAATCACACGAAATAG
- a CDS encoding LytR/AlgR family response regulator transcription factor — MNILVLDDEPLARQELEYLLKQNPQVEAVFQAASIAEGLQLLISKKIDLLFLDIDLNDENGFTLAKDLDQLANPPLVIFATAYDSYAVDAFNIDAIDYVLKPFEQARVDQAVEKANSLLKTPVEPSTTTPTATVITITQDEKTRVIQMTDIRYAVINNGELTITTHDDQLMTRETLNWLKARLDSDQFIQVHRSVLVNVADIHEIQPWFNHTYQLTMSDGQKLPVGRSFIKPLRERLRT; from the coding sequence ATGAATATTTTAGTTCTGGATGACGAGCCACTCGCACGGCAAGAACTCGAGTACTTACTCAAACAAAATCCGCAAGTTGAGGCTGTATTTCAAGCAGCCAGCATCGCTGAAGGTCTCCAGCTACTTATTAGTAAAAAAATCGACCTACTCTTCTTAGATATCGACCTCAACGATGAGAATGGCTTCACGTTGGCCAAAGATCTCGATCAACTGGCGAACCCACCCCTAGTCATTTTTGCCACAGCTTATGACAGTTATGCCGTCGATGCGTTTAATATTGACGCCATCGACTACGTTTTGAAGCCATTCGAACAGGCACGCGTCGATCAAGCAGTCGAGAAAGCCAACTCACTCCTGAAGACGCCGGTTGAACCGTCAACCACCACGCCGACCGCAACGGTGATTACGATTACGCAGGATGAAAAGACTCGGGTCATTCAAATGACTGATATCCGTTATGCGGTAATTAATAATGGCGAACTCACAATTACGACCCACGACGACCAGCTCATGACCCGTGAAACGCTCAACTGGCTAAAAGCGCGTTTGGATTCTGACCAGTTTATTCAGGTCCATCGCAGTGTTTTAGTCAACGTTGCTGATATACACGAAATTCAGCCTTGGTTTAACCATACTTATCAATTGACCATGAGTGATGGACAAAAACTCCCGGTCGGCCGTTCATTCATCAAACCACTCCGAGAAAGGCTTCGCACGTAG
- a CDS encoding CidA/LrgA family protein: MSKPNATAKTASAPFLVQIGIYTAVLFIANGLSGLFPANFPVPAPVIGLILLYLALTLHIVKLEWVDSVGSFLISIIGFLFVPSGISLAANLKIMQQQGLQLAIVIICATIILLVVTTYTAKGLIWVHQLLKTGFSRPTSSATNLTRAVSPEDKERD, translated from the coding sequence ATGTCGAAACCCAATGCAACAGCCAAAACAGCCTCAGCACCATTTCTCGTTCAAATCGGAATCTATACGGCAGTCCTATTTATTGCGAATGGCCTCTCGGGACTCTTCCCAGCTAATTTTCCGGTTCCCGCACCAGTGATTGGCCTCATCTTATTATATTTAGCGCTAACATTACACATCGTTAAACTCGAATGGGTCGACTCGGTTGGCAGCTTCCTGATTAGCATTATCGGCTTTCTGTTTGTCCCCTCTGGCATCTCGTTAGCTGCCAATTTAAAAATCATGCAGCAACAAGGCCTTCAACTGGCAATTGTCATCATTTGTGCCACGATTATTTTGCTGGTTGTGACGACCTATACTGCCAAGGGATTGATTTGGGTGCACCAATTACTCAAAACAGGCTTCAGTCGGCCGACCAGCTCAGCAACCAATCTGACCCGGGCCGTGTCCCCAGAAGATAAGGAGCGTGATTAA
- the lrgB gene encoding antiholin-like protein LrgB produces the protein MSTLITTPFFGIVLSIGVYLIGQWLFKKSHGLFIFQPLFVAMVLGIAILVLLATVLGTSTAKLYTTAYKPGGDLIFWFLSPATIAFAIPLYKRNDIIKKYWLDILASLVIGASISLVAIVGISKLMGLSEVATKSMLPQAATTAIALPIATSIGGNSAVTAMACILNAVIIYALGDWLVKTFRLNRNPIGVGLGLGTSGHTIGSAYALKLGSVQGSMAAIAVVIIGIVIDLIVPIFSRILF, from the coding sequence ATGTCGACACTCATTACGACCCCCTTTTTCGGCATCGTCTTGTCCATTGGGGTTTACCTGATTGGGCAATGGTTATTCAAGAAAAGTCACGGTCTGTTCATTTTTCAACCGCTATTTGTCGCGATGGTTCTGGGAATCGCCATCTTAGTACTACTCGCAACAGTCTTAGGCACCAGCACCGCTAAACTTTACACAACCGCCTATAAGCCAGGCGGCGACCTGATCTTCTGGTTCTTAAGTCCGGCGACGATCGCATTCGCAATCCCACTCTATAAGCGTAATGATATTATCAAAAAATATTGGTTAGACATTCTGGCCTCGCTAGTTATCGGTGCTAGTATTTCACTAGTCGCCATCGTTGGCATCTCAAAATTAATGGGCCTCAGCGAAGTGGCGACTAAATCAATGTTACCGCAAGCCGCAACGACCGCGATTGCCTTACCGATTGCAACCTCAATTGGTGGCAACAGCGCTGTGACCGCCATGGCTTGTATTCTAAACGCCGTTATCATCTATGCACTTGGTGACTGGTTGGTCAAAACGTTCCGGCTCAATCGTAATCCAATCGGTGTCGGGCTTGGATTGGGTACTTCAGGCCACACGATTGGTTCGGCTTACGCGCTGAAACTAGGTTCGGTTCAAGGCTCAATGGCCGCGATTGCCGTTGTGATTATCGGTATCGTCATTGACCTGATCGTCCCAATCTTCAGTCGAATCCTGTTCTAA
- a CDS encoding MerR family transcriptional regulator, which yields MYSIGAVAKKTGISSYTLRYYDKAGLTPFVKRDKQGRRVFNDADLDSLALIRCLKQTGMPLEDIRQFISWCAAGDETIDQRLAMFEEQREAVEAQIHQSLLNLQKVNHKIDVYRRASQAGSEAAVDCDVLPLKQTDELLHEVADYEASHPLPE from the coding sequence TTGTATTCAATAGGCGCAGTTGCGAAAAAGACTGGAATTTCAAGTTATACCCTACGCTATTATGACAAGGCGGGGTTAACGCCGTTTGTTAAACGTGATAAGCAGGGTCGGCGGGTTTTTAACGATGCCGACTTAGATTCATTAGCCCTCATTCGCTGCTTAAAACAAACTGGGATGCCGTTGGAAGATATTCGGCAATTTATCAGCTGGTGTGCGGCCGGCGACGAAACCATCGACCAACGACTGGCCATGTTTGAGGAACAGCGTGAAGCCGTTGAGGCCCAGATTCACCAATCTTTATTGAATCTCCAAAAGGTCAACCATAAGATCGATGTTTATCGGCGCGCGAGTCAAGCCGGCAGTGAAGCAGCCGTGGACTGCGATGTCCTACCACTTAAGCAGACCGATGAATTACTGCACGAGGTTGCAGATTATGAAGCATCGCATCCACTGCCAGAATAA
- a CDS encoding YtxH domain-containing protein produces the protein MSKKGFLLGLIVGGAALATAVKRLDDDKKAELKAKAQQGIADFKDRAIDYAFYANDAAEDFKAEAGQQFEDAKQKVADFADQYQAAKQETGATYGSSLDQATDSLRSELAKVEDDDPDEQDIVIDGGAAYQDASQSSSASDETSEATSEADSAATDASTDEQSAAPTSAEEAQPTDEKPSSEK, from the coding sequence ATGTCGAAAAAAGGATTCTTATTAGGTCTTATCGTAGGTGGCGCGGCCTTGGCTACTGCTGTTAAACGTTTAGATGACGACAAAAAGGCTGAATTAAAAGCCAAAGCGCAACAAGGGATTGCAGATTTTAAAGATCGTGCCATTGACTATGCGTTCTATGCCAATGATGCGGCCGAAGATTTCAAAGCCGAAGCCGGCCAACAGTTTGAAGATGCCAAGCAAAAAGTCGCTGACTTCGCGGACCAATACCAAGCCGCTAAGCAAGAAACTGGTGCGACTTACGGCTCAAGCCTCGACCAAGCGACAGATAGTTTGCGTTCCGAACTAGCCAAGGTCGAAGATGACGACCCCGACGAACAGGATATCGTCATTGATGGTGGGGCAGCTTATCAAGATGCCAGTCAATCATCGTCAGCTTCTGATGAAACGTCGGAAGCGACAAGTGAAGCGGATTCGGCTGCGACCGATGCGTCAACTGACGAACAATCAGCAGCGCCAACTTCAGCTGAAGAAGCACAGCCAACTGATGAGAAGCCATCATCAGAAAAATAA
- a CDS encoding DUF948 domain-containing protein: MITHIAGIIAAIAFLLLVCFIGIFLMRITKTMGEVNRSLSNITDDVDALSHETEKIMANANELLKDVNGKVATIDPAFQAMGDLGQSVSDLNAATRELTAKVGKSNEKRSKFSSASKVGKAAFDVYRNRRSKNNSEES, from the coding sequence ATGATTACACACATTGCGGGCATCATTGCCGCCATTGCATTCTTATTACTAGTTTGCTTTATCGGGATTTTCTTAATGCGGATTACCAAAACGATGGGGGAAGTTAATCGCAGTTTGAGCAACATTACTGATGATGTTGACGCCTTGTCGCATGAAACTGAAAAAATCATGGCAAATGCCAATGAATTATTGAAGGATGTCAATGGTAAGGTTGCAACGATCGACCCCGCGTTCCAAGCAATGGGTGACTTGGGACAAAGTGTTTCAGATTTAAATGCAGCAACGCGTGAATTAACGGCTAAAGTCGGCAAATCCAACGAAAAACGCAGCAAGTTTTCAAGTGCTAGCAAGGTTGGTAAGGCCGCATTTGATGTTTATCGTAACCGGCGTTCAAAAAATAATAGTGAGGAGTCTTAA
- a CDS encoding mechanosensitive ion channel family protein, with amino-acid sequence MFNAINLAAVENPTKQVSVWMKLAKKIDWQQIIINIGGKILEIILFILLFWVIDRLGKRLIHHLFMTNANTSDTANNRISTIYTLSLNIYHYVIMFFGIYAVLSVLGVPVGTLIASAGIFSVALGLGAQGFVSDIVTGFFILLEDQIDVGDYVKIETIEGTVSAIGLRTTQVTSPDGTLNFIPNRKILIISNQSRNDMRVLIDLYILTTTPVQELTQVVRDTNTELVPKYPDIIGEPDIQGVTTQTDGTLVFRVQFYVKNGMQFAIQRDFLSAYLDAARAAGIQLPSPRLNIAPTHK; translated from the coding sequence ATGTTTAATGCAATTAACTTAGCAGCCGTGGAGAACCCGACCAAACAAGTCTCCGTCTGGATGAAGCTTGCTAAGAAAATTGACTGGCAACAAATTATTATTAATATTGGTGGCAAAATACTCGAAATCATTTTATTTATTTTACTATTTTGGGTCATTGATCGGCTAGGAAAACGCCTGATTCATCACTTATTCATGACCAATGCCAATACGAGCGACACAGCCAACAACCGGATTTCGACCATTTACACGTTATCGCTGAATATTTACCACTACGTCATCATGTTCTTTGGGATTTACGCCGTACTGTCCGTACTGGGTGTTCCCGTGGGCACATTGATTGCCAGTGCCGGAATTTTCAGTGTCGCACTTGGTTTAGGGGCCCAAGGCTTTGTCAGTGATATCGTCACCGGTTTCTTTATTTTATTGGAAGACCAAATTGACGTCGGTGACTATGTCAAAATTGAAACGATCGAGGGCACCGTCTCTGCGATTGGCTTGCGCACTACACAAGTTACTAGTCCAGATGGCACGTTGAACTTCATTCCCAACCGCAAAATTTTGATTATCAGTAACCAATCTCGCAATGACATGCGGGTTCTGATCGACCTGTATATTCTGACCACGACACCCGTTCAAGAGCTGACACAGGTCGTTCGCGATACGAATACGGAACTAGTACCGAAGTACCCAGACATCATTGGGGAACCCGATATTCAAGGTGTTACCACCCAAACTGACGGGACGTTGGTCTTCCGCGTCCAGTTCTACGTGAAAAATGGGATGCAATTTGCCATTCAACGTGACTTCTTGTCCGCCTATCTGGACGCTGCCCGGGCAGCTGGGATTCAACTCCCTTCACCACGATTGAACATTGCACCAACCCATAAATAA
- a CDS encoding N-acetyldiaminopimelate deacetylase: protein MVLRETDLIPIYQHLHQIPEIGLQEHETQAYLLSIIAKMPQDWLTVKTISTLDTAILVKVSGQRHDYRIGYRTDIDALPVTENTGLPFASTHPGVMHACGHDIHMSVALGILSYFAENRPETDMIFMFQPAEENASGGQRLYESGALDGDWMPDEIFAFHDNPNLPTGAIGCRMGTLFAGTCEIHAHLSGKSGHAAYPHQANDMVVAGAALVSQLQTIVARNVDPIQSGVVTLGHFSAGTIGNVIAGEAQIDGTIRALTQEMNLHIQRRVRTIAEGVALAYDCNIDLKLNQGGYYPVENNDAITSDFIQYMQDDADVNFIETAPAMTGEDFGYLIHQIPGTMFWLGVDSPYSLHSENMVPHTAAIMSGVNAMTGYLTHRNALRK, encoded by the coding sequence ATGGTCTTACGGGAAACCGATTTAATTCCAATTTATCAACACTTACATCAAATTCCGGAAATCGGCTTACAGGAACACGAAACACAGGCATACTTGCTATCAATCATTGCCAAGATGCCTCAAGACTGGTTGACGGTCAAAACGATTTCAACGCTTGATACCGCGATTCTAGTCAAAGTTAGTGGTCAGCGGCACGATTATCGCATCGGTTACCGGACGGATATTGACGCTTTGCCAGTTACTGAGAACACTGGCCTGCCGTTTGCATCGACTCATCCGGGTGTGATGCATGCTTGTGGCCATGATATTCATATGTCGGTGGCGCTAGGCATTTTGAGTTACTTTGCCGAAAATCGTCCTGAAACGGACATGATTTTTATGTTCCAACCGGCAGAAGAAAACGCCTCGGGTGGGCAACGGCTGTATGAAAGTGGCGCTCTTGATGGTGATTGGATGCCAGATGAAATCTTTGCCTTCCATGACAATCCCAATCTACCAACCGGTGCGATTGGGTGCCGGATGGGAACGTTGTTTGCCGGCACTTGCGAGATTCATGCGCATCTTAGCGGTAAGAGTGGTCATGCGGCTTACCCACACCAAGCGAACGATATGGTCGTGGCTGGTGCAGCCCTCGTGTCACAATTACAGACGATCGTTGCCCGCAACGTTGATCCAATTCAAAGCGGCGTCGTGACGTTAGGTCACTTCTCCGCCGGGACGATTGGTAACGTGATTGCCGGTGAAGCACAAATTGATGGGACGATTCGGGCCCTGACGCAAGAGATGAATTTGCATATTCAACGGCGGGTACGGACGATTGCTGAAGGCGTGGCGCTGGCTTACGACTGTAACATCGATTTGAAGCTCAATCAGGGTGGCTATTATCCGGTTGAGAATAACGATGCCATCACGTCTGACTTCATTCAGTACATGCAGGATGATGCCGACGTGAACTTTATTGAGACCGCACCGGCCATGACGGGTGAAGATTTTGGTTATCTGATTCATCAGATTCCGGGCACCATGTTCTGGCTAGGTGTGGACAGTCCATACTCCTTGCATTCGGAAAATATGGTCCCGCATACTGCGGCCATTATGAGTGGCGTCAATGCGATGACTGGTTACTTGACCCATCGAAACGCATTACGAAAATAA